A genomic segment from Psychrobacter arcticus 273-4 encodes:
- a CDS encoding LrgB family protein: MSFDNVFVATLAAILLTLTAHIIARILARKLSWLPMVITALVLVVILLFIFRWDYNHYYGVAKPVFDHLLGYVTVLLAIPLAAMNFKGLPVKKLVLIVAMASLIGALLPMSLAYLFSLSHDTILAFASRSVTTPIGLSIADLIKAPLAMANLIIIVSGIIGGTLARFLFIGIEDDRAKGLALGLVAHAFGTVEAWQISHTAGRYAAFGLAVNGLVTAVWVPIFVTALSV, encoded by the coding sequence ATGAGTTTTGATAATGTGTTTGTGGCAACCCTTGCAGCGATATTGCTCACTTTAACAGCCCATATAATTGCTCGCATATTGGCACGCAAACTCTCATGGTTGCCGATGGTCATTACCGCACTGGTATTGGTCGTTATACTTTTATTCATTTTTCGATGGGATTACAATCATTATTACGGCGTGGCCAAACCTGTCTTTGACCATTTGTTAGGTTATGTCACTGTCTTATTGGCAATACCTTTGGCTGCCATGAATTTCAAAGGTTTACCGGTAAAGAAACTTGTCCTGATTGTGGCGATGGCAAGTTTGATTGGGGCATTATTACCCATGTCATTGGCATACCTATTTTCACTCAGTCACGACACGATACTGGCATTTGCCAGTCGTTCAGTGACCACTCCAATTGGTCTGAGCATCGCAGATTTAATCAAAGCACCTCTGGCGATGGCAAACCTGATTATTATCGTTTCAGGTATCATTGGCGGGACGTTGGCACGTTTCTTATTTATCGGCATTGAGGATGACCGCGCCAAAGGCTTAGCGCTTGGCTTAGTCGCTCATGCTTTTGGCACAGTAGAAGCGTGGCAGATTAGTCATACAGCGGGACGATATGCCGCGTTTGGCTTGGCAGTGAATGGTTTGGTCACTGCTGTCTGGGTACCTATCTTTGTCACGGCACTGTCAGTTTAA
- a CDS encoding aldo/keto reductase, whose protein sequence is MQYQTLPQLNEKVSKICLGTMTWGQQNSESDAHEQMDLALSEGVNFWDTAEMYPSPPDKNKQGDTERFMGTWFHKTKQRDKVVLASKISPMDFLRDGQTRFNAAHISSAIDGNLERLQTDYIDIYQLHWPERQTNYFSQRGYTEAMAAQPLDNLTPFLETIQALNDEIKKGRIRAYGLSNDTAWGLMRYLWEADKNGLIAPITVQNPYSLLNRLYEVAMAEIAHRDNVGLLAYSPLGFGVLSGKYLDGKRPTGARLTMYDRFARYTNEQALAATAQYAKIAADAGLDMAQMALAFVNSRSFVTSNIIGATSTEQLKSNIDSIHLTLSSDVLAAIEAVHTQQPNPSP, encoded by the coding sequence ATGCAATATCAAACACTACCACAACTCAATGAAAAAGTTTCCAAAATCTGTTTGGGGACGATGACGTGGGGACAGCAAAACAGCGAAAGCGATGCACATGAGCAGATGGACTTAGCACTCAGCGAAGGCGTAAATTTTTGGGATACTGCTGAGATGTATCCGTCACCGCCGGATAAAAACAAGCAGGGCGATACCGAGCGCTTTATGGGTACTTGGTTTCATAAAACCAAACAGCGCGACAAAGTTGTGCTTGCCAGCAAAATATCGCCGATGGATTTTTTGCGTGATGGGCAAACACGCTTTAATGCCGCACATATCAGTAGCGCCATTGATGGCAATCTTGAGCGTTTGCAGACCGATTATATTGATATCTATCAGCTACACTGGCCTGAACGTCAAACAAACTATTTTAGTCAGCGTGGTTATACCGAAGCAATGGCAGCGCAGCCGCTCGATAATTTAACGCCTTTTTTAGAGACCATCCAAGCATTAAATGATGAGATTAAAAAAGGTCGTATTCGTGCTTATGGCTTATCAAATGATACTGCTTGGGGTCTGATGCGTTATTTATGGGAAGCGGATAAAAACGGTTTGATTGCACCCATCACCGTGCAAAACCCGTATAGTTTGCTTAACCGCTTATATGAAGTGGCTATGGCAGAGATTGCGCATCGTGATAACGTGGGTTTACTTGCTTATTCACCGCTTGGCTTTGGTGTATTGTCTGGTAAGTATCTCGACGGTAAACGTCCAACTGGCGCGCGTCTGACCATGTACGATCGCTTTGCCCGTTATACCAATGAGCAAGCACTAGCAGCCACCGCTCAATATGCCAAAATTGCGGCGGATGCCGGTTTAGATATGGCACAGATGGCATTGGCTTTTGTTAACTCGCGCTCGTTTGTGACCAGTAACATTATTGGTGCAACCTCGACCGAGCAGCTAAAATCTAACATCGATAGCATCCATTTAACCTTAAGCTCAGATGTACTAGCCGCTATCGAAGCTGTACATACGCAGCAACCCAATCCGTCACCATAA
- a CDS encoding lytic transglycosylase domain-containing protein, translating to MINIAPFMTRCLSPILLTAVALSSLPIAAQAGNMYIYKDKGGQVLLTNVNPSGNFDKFTKKVKVTYYKDSSLYDSGSSNSSNDYGSSSASSSGTRNSYDSYILASAQRHGVDPGLMKAMMHTESAFNPNARSPVGAQGLMQLMPATARRFKVSNPWNPADNIEGSAKYIAWLMRRFNNNVEFAVAGYNAGEGNIDKYNGIPPFKETRNYVKSVMSRYHSLYKNDSGLSGNSMNANNSNIGTTSNGGGIQNVSYGTSSNSNSPSYANSAYLALR from the coding sequence ATGATCAATATTGCACCTTTCATGACCCGCTGCTTGTCTCCTATTTTACTCACCGCCGTCGCTCTATCTAGCCTACCTATCGCTGCTCAAGCAGGCAATATGTATATCTATAAAGATAAAGGCGGACAAGTACTCCTGACTAACGTCAATCCCAGTGGTAATTTTGATAAGTTTACTAAAAAAGTAAAAGTCACTTATTATAAAGATTCCAGTCTATATGATAGTGGTAGCAGCAATAGTAGTAATGATTACGGCAGTAGCTCGGCTAGCAGCAGCGGCACTCGTAACTCTTACGATAGCTATATTCTAGCCTCAGCGCAGCGCCACGGTGTCGATCCAGGGCTTATGAAAGCCATGATGCACACTGAATCTGCCTTTAATCCCAATGCTCGCTCACCAGTCGGTGCACAGGGTTTAATGCAGCTGATGCCAGCTACAGCACGTCGATTTAAAGTGAGTAACCCTTGGAATCCTGCTGATAACATCGAAGGTTCTGCCAAATATATCGCTTGGCTGATGCGCCGTTTTAACAACAATGTCGAGTTTGCAGTAGCGGGTTACAATGCCGGTGAAGGTAACATTGATAAGTACAATGGCATTCCACCGTTTAAAGAAACACGTAACTATGTTAAAAGCGTGATGAGCCGTTATCATAGCCTGTATAAAAACGATTCAGGGCTATCAGGCAATAGCATGAATGCCAATAATAGTAATATTGGAACTACTAGTAATGGCGGTGGTATTCAAAACGTCAGTTACGGCACGAGTAGTAATAGTAATAGCCCAAGCTATGCCAACTCTGCTTATTTGGCATTGCGCTAA
- a CDS encoding lysophospholipid acyltransferase family protein codes for MSQPKSGFSIKQQLGRGKQIAGMTTTIAGGLRAAQRIGAFKQPPRETLPRYIQAFCRKMAGSFGVKVIAVERVEQHHGLWVSNHVSWMDIPVVGTVSPAFFLSKAEIGEWPIFGKLAHAAGTVFIERGSGDVGSVASQIANFLTKGFSVIFFPEATTTDGKKIKRIHGTLLQAAIDADVPVRPLVIAYVNKDGTLSEALPYYGKLTMKDSLKKVLDSKDVTAYVLPLEAIDPKGLTKSQLTDLLQARMREGLAELHSRVLTKIAKV; via the coding sequence ATGAGCCAACCCAAATCAGGCTTTTCAATCAAACAGCAATTGGGGCGCGGCAAACAGATTGCTGGCATGACCACCACGATCGCTGGTGGGTTACGCGCCGCCCAACGTATTGGGGCATTTAAACAGCCGCCACGCGAAACACTGCCACGCTATATCCAAGCTTTTTGCCGTAAAATGGCAGGCTCTTTTGGCGTCAAGGTTATTGCTGTTGAGCGAGTAGAGCAACATCACGGGTTATGGGTCTCTAACCATGTATCATGGATGGACATCCCTGTGGTCGGTACAGTAAGCCCTGCCTTCTTTTTATCCAAAGCTGAAATTGGTGAGTGGCCTATCTTTGGTAAACTGGCACACGCGGCAGGCACGGTATTTATCGAACGTGGTTCCGGTGATGTAGGCTCAGTCGCCTCGCAAATCGCCAACTTTCTAACCAAAGGTTTTTCGGTTATCTTTTTTCCTGAAGCGACCACCACAGATGGCAAAAAAATCAAACGTATTCATGGCACCTTACTACAAGCTGCAATAGATGCTGACGTACCTGTGCGCCCGCTGGTGATTGCTTATGTCAATAAAGATGGCACGTTAAGTGAAGCATTACCCTATTACGGCAAGCTTACGATGAAAGACAGCTTAAAGAAGGTATTAGATAGTAAAGATGTCACCGCTTACGTCTTACCACTAGAAGCTATCGATCCTAAAGGTTTGACCAAAAGTCAGCTGACGGATTTATTACAAGCACGTATGCGAGAAGGCTTAGCTGAATTACATTCGCGCGTATTGACCAAAATAGCGAAAGTTTAA
- a CDS encoding hemerythrin domain-containing protein, with the protein MSNDNNADKVNLTQDIFSALIGNHEIQRALCDKLKKTEGAAQRKAVYEALKLELKAHAAAEERHLYVPVMQHDDGLDLSRHAITEHHEMDEMMETLDDGCIGQEKWDSTCADLIHKVRHHLKEEENKFFKEAKKILDTDLQQRLGSLYQVEYAEFKQAHADD; encoded by the coding sequence ATGAGTAACGATAATAATGCTGATAAGGTTAATTTGACACAAGATATTTTTTCGGCTTTAATCGGCAATCATGAGATTCAACGGGCGTTATGCGATAAGCTTAAAAAAACAGAGGGTGCGGCGCAGCGTAAAGCCGTCTATGAAGCACTTAAGCTTGAGCTAAAGGCACATGCGGCGGCAGAAGAGCGCCATTTATATGTGCCAGTCATGCAGCACGATGATGGGCTTGATTTATCTCGGCATGCCATTACTGAACATCATGAGATGGATGAGATGATGGAAACGTTGGATGACGGGTGTATTGGCCAAGAGAAGTGGGATAGCACCTGTGCAGATTTGATTCATAAGGTACGTCATCATTTAAAAGAAGAAGAAAACAAGTTTTTTAAAGAGGCGAAAAAGATTTTAGATACTGATCTGCAGCAACGTCTTGGCTCATTGTACCAAGTTGAGTATGCTGAGTTTAAGCAAGCACATGCGGATGATTGA
- the lspA gene encoding signal peptidase II: MPNSTPNPTPNPTNVPDDKQLPIDVDNSPKPAHATTGSSSTPKSRLNKTPKMVTNGRLALNWYLLSLVVVILDQWTKWLAETNLTFLKPVPVIEPFLNWTLAYNYGAAFSFLADAGGWQKWFFAGLALLMSLFLIGYLVKAPRQAKLLSLGLALVLGGAVGNLIDRLLHGHVIDFIHVHYADVWHYPIFNIADIGICIGVALIVIDMLFLEKKREA, encoded by the coding sequence ATGCCTAACTCAACGCCTAATCCAACGCCTAATCCAACGAACGTACCAGACGATAAACAGCTGCCTATCGACGTCGACAACTCACCTAAACCGGCTCATGCCACCACGGGTAGCTCATCGACGCCTAAGAGTCGCTTGAATAAGACGCCAAAGATGGTCACTAATGGTCGCCTTGCGCTTAATTGGTACCTGTTATCACTGGTCGTGGTCATCCTTGACCAGTGGACAAAATGGCTAGCAGAAACCAATCTGACCTTTCTTAAGCCTGTGCCTGTGATTGAGCCGTTTCTGAATTGGACGCTCGCTTACAACTACGGCGCGGCTTTTAGCTTTTTGGCAGATGCCGGTGGATGGCAAAAGTGGTTTTTTGCAGGACTGGCGCTATTGATGTCGCTATTCTTGATAGGCTATCTAGTTAAAGCGCCTCGACAAGCCAAGCTGTTATCACTCGGTTTAGCATTGGTGTTAGGCGGTGCTGTGGGTAATTTGATCGATCGCTTATTACATGGTCACGTGATTGATTTTATCCATGTGCATTATGCCGATGTTTGGCATTATCCTATTTTCAATATTGCTGATATTGGTATCTGTATCGGTGTGGCACTGATTGTGATTGACATGCTGTTTTTGGAAAAGAAACGTGAAGCCTAG
- a CDS encoding FKBP-type peptidyl-prolyl cis-trans isomerase has protein sequence MTDSQFITPNEDVRITFGSLVKLHFEVTLENGTLIDSTFSRDTPVTLTIGDESLLPGFEQVLMNLRAGDTRAAHLEPEQAFGEWNPDNIQRFSPTQFALIADNPEIGMLVEFEDKGKNTLPGTISAITNDEVEVDFNHPLAGQSVLFKIKIFQVTPPGVTGIKLI, from the coding sequence ATGACCGACTCGCAATTTATCACGCCCAATGAAGATGTACGTATCACTTTTGGCAGCCTTGTGAAGCTGCATTTCGAAGTAACGCTCGAGAACGGTACACTGATTGATTCTACTTTCAGCCGTGATACGCCTGTGACTTTAACCATCGGTGATGAGAGCTTGTTACCCGGTTTTGAGCAAGTGCTGATGAATCTACGTGCAGGCGATACGCGCGCAGCCCACCTTGAGCCAGAGCAAGCGTTTGGTGAGTGGAATCCTGACAATATCCAACGCTTTAGCCCTACTCAGTTTGCCCTTATCGCTGACAATCCCGAGATTGGCATGCTGGTAGAATTTGAAGATAAAGGCAAAAATACCCTACCCGGTACGATTAGTGCCATCACTAACGACGAAGTTGAAGTGGACTTTAACCATCCGCTTGCGGGACAATCCGTGCTGTTTAAAATCAAAATTTTTCAAGTAACGCCGCCGGGTGTCACAGGTATCAAGCTCATTTAA
- a CDS encoding IS982 family transposase: MPIDEFIINIYLMVEQYYKIVVTEPLRGAGYAPKLSDPEIICMELVGEFLNLDQDKQIWQYFTQHWQAWFPAIGSYPNFAKHCANLWQVKQRIQDNVSQLEGRDNIHFMDGFPIPVCHYGRAYRHKNYQDLAAFSYCAAKQERYYGFEGHLLVNLSGMIKGFTFAPANVDERAVAPDITDNIYGLLGADKGYISPSLTQYYDAQGVDLQTPLRANMKEDRPKPVVKRLMKARRIVETVIGQLSERFNIQRVRARDLWHLSHRLIRKILSHNLCFVLNKKLGNPPLQFELLISS; encoded by the coding sequence ATGCCCATAGACGAATTTATCATCAATATCTATTTAATGGTAGAGCAATATTACAAAATAGTCGTTACTGAACCCTTGCGAGGTGCAGGTTACGCGCCAAAGCTGAGTGATCCTGAGATCATTTGCATGGAACTGGTCGGTGAATTTTTAAACCTTGATCAAGACAAACAGATTTGGCAATATTTTACCCAGCACTGGCAAGCCTGGTTTCCAGCCATAGGCTCATATCCTAACTTCGCAAAGCATTGCGCGAATCTGTGGCAAGTCAAACAGCGGATACAAGATAACGTCAGTCAACTTGAGGGCCGTGACAACATCCATTTTATGGATGGTTTTCCGATACCCGTCTGTCATTATGGACGCGCTTATCGGCATAAAAACTATCAAGACTTAGCGGCTTTTAGCTACTGTGCGGCTAAGCAAGAGAGGTACTATGGCTTTGAAGGACATTTGCTTGTTAACTTATCGGGCATGATTAAAGGCTTTACCTTTGCTCCTGCCAATGTTGATGAAAGAGCGGTTGCGCCTGATATTACTGACAATATCTATGGTTTGCTCGGCGCTGATAAAGGGTATATCAGCCCTAGTCTCACTCAGTACTACGACGCTCAAGGAGTGGATTTACAAACGCCACTCAGAGCTAACATGAAAGAGGATAGACCCAAACCTGTGGTAAAACGGCTAATGAAAGCCCGCCGTATCGTTGAAACAGTCATTGGTCAGCTATCAGAACGATTTAATATACAAAGGGTACGAGCAAGAGATTTATGGCATTTGTCTCATCGATTGATTCGTAAAATTCTGTCACATAATCTATGCTTTGTACTCAACAAAAAACTTGGTAACCCGCCACTTCAGTTTGAATTGCTTATTTCAAGTTGA
- a CDS encoding SEL1-like repeat protein, producing MKKNMPLKLLKRKLDSLKNPSYTAQRLNPTTKLYQKAAHNGDAEAQFNLGLTYKDGQDVQQDNSMAVKWYQKAAEQGHIASQFNLGSLYRDGKGVQQDFSLAAEWYQKAAEQGHIASQFNLGSLYRDGKGVQQDFSLAAEWYQKAAEQGHIASQFNLGSLYQDGKGIQQDFALAVKWYQKAAEQGHIASQFNLGSLYQEGKDVQQDFALAAKWYQKAAEQGHIASQFNLGSLYQEGKDVQQDFALAAKWYQKAAEQGHIASQFNLGSLYQEGKGLRQDKNQAKEWFGKACDNGDQAGCDNYRILNELGY from the coding sequence TTGAAGAAAAATATGCCCCTGAAACTACTAAAGCGTAAGTTGGATTCTTTAAAAAATCCTTCATATACTGCACAACGTTTAAATCCGACAACTAAATTGTATCAAAAAGCAGCGCATAACGGTGATGCTGAAGCCCAGTTTAACCTTGGATTAACTTACAAAGACGGTCAAGATGTTCAGCAAGATAATAGTATGGCAGTTAAATGGTATCAAAAGGCAGCAGAGCAGGGCCATATTGCTTCTCAGTTTAACCTTGGGTCGCTGTACCGAGACGGCAAAGGTGTCCAGCAGGACTTTTCTTTAGCAGCTGAATGGTATCAAAAGGCAGCAGAGCAGGGCCATATTGCTTCTCAGTTTAACCTTGGGTCGCTGTACCGAGACGGCAAAGGTGTCCAGCAGGACTTTTCTTTAGCAGCTGAATGGTATCAAAAGGCAGCAGAGCAGGGCCATATTGCTTCTCAGTTTAACCTTGGGTCGCTGTACCAAGATGGCAAAGGTATCCAGCAGGACTTTGCTTTAGCAGTTAAATGGTATCAAAAGGCAGCAGAGCAAGGCCATATTGCTTCTCAGTTTAACCTTGGGTCGCTGTACCAAGAGGGTAAAGATGTCCAGCAAGATTTTGCTTTAGCAGCTAAATGGTATCAAAAGGCAGCGGAGCAGGGCCATATTGCTTCTCAGTTTAACCTTGGGTCGCTGTACCAAGAGGGCAAAGATGTCCAGCAAGATTTTGCTTTAGCAGCTAAATGGTATCAAAAGGCAGCGGAGCAGGGCCATATTGCTTCTCAGTTTAACCTTGGGTCGCTGTACCAAGAGGGCAAAGGTTTGCGTCAAGATAAGAATCAAGCAAAAGAATGGTTCGGTAAAGCTTGTGATAACGGGGATCAAGCTGGCTGTGATAATTATCGAATATTAAATGAACTAGGATATTAA
- the hflX gene encoding ribosome rescue GTPase HflX — MEYFERHTGGERAIIVHLDIRQIQDPDDLGEFELLADSAGADRLALVTGSRARPDARYFVGSGKAEEIAELVREHDADIVLFNHSLSPSQERNIEALVQCRVLDRTGLILDIFAQRARTYEGKLQVELAQLNHLSTRLVRGWTHLERQKGGIGLRGPGETQLETDRRLLQVRVMQLKSRIEKVRQTRAQGRARRQKSDVPTISLVGYTNAGKSTLFNRLVDENIYAADKLFATLDPTLRRLDWQGVGRVVLVDTVGFVRHLPHELVESFHATLEETLEADLLLHVIDSSSEDMHEQIQAVKDVLAEIDNDVPVLNVYNKIDLTDEPARIGYASEGQPNRVYVSSRENLGMEELSLAVQQLLTGTLTTFDLTLPYNAGQLKNALYELGVIQEESYDDSGHECLTIRLPSDRLRQLLGQANLEPLDVLPLAQATLLMPILEEFEKPDEDEEQTMTDAEEKAFAEFEALNAEAERAAQDLITEDIQTPDSQK; from the coding sequence TTGGAATATTTTGAAAGACATACCGGTGGCGAGCGCGCCATCATCGTACATTTAGACATCCGCCAAATTCAAGATCCTGATGATCTGGGTGAGTTTGAGCTATTGGCAGACTCAGCAGGCGCAGATCGCTTGGCACTGGTCACAGGCTCTCGTGCACGTCCCGATGCCAGATATTTCGTTGGTAGCGGCAAAGCAGAAGAGATAGCAGAATTGGTGCGCGAGCATGATGCGGATATCGTGCTTTTTAACCACAGCTTATCGCCTTCACAAGAGCGTAATATTGAAGCCTTGGTGCAATGCCGCGTACTTGATCGTACGGGTCTGATTTTGGACATTTTTGCGCAGCGTGCACGTACTTATGAAGGTAAACTACAAGTAGAGCTGGCGCAGCTTAATCATTTATCAACGCGTTTAGTTCGTGGTTGGACGCATTTGGAACGTCAAAAAGGCGGTATTGGTCTGCGTGGACCCGGTGAAACTCAGCTTGAGACGGATCGCCGTTTGCTACAAGTGCGAGTCATGCAGCTCAAAAGTAGAATTGAAAAAGTCAGACAGACACGTGCGCAAGGTCGAGCTCGCCGCCAAAAATCAGATGTGCCGACTATCTCACTTGTTGGTTATACCAATGCTGGCAAGTCCACTTTATTTAATCGCTTGGTCGATGAAAATATCTATGCGGCCGATAAATTGTTTGCGACGCTCGACCCGACGCTACGCCGCCTAGATTGGCAAGGTGTGGGACGCGTGGTATTGGTCGATACCGTAGGTTTTGTCCGTCACCTGCCACATGAGTTGGTTGAATCTTTCCATGCAACCTTAGAAGAGACGCTTGAGGCAGACTTATTGCTACATGTCATCGATTCTTCGAGCGAAGACATGCATGAGCAAATTCAAGCGGTGAAAGATGTACTTGCTGAAATTGATAATGATGTGCCTGTGCTCAATGTTTATAACAAGATCGATTTAACCGATGAGCCTGCACGTATCGGTTATGCCAGCGAAGGTCAGCCTAATCGCGTCTATGTTTCTTCTAGAGAAAACTTAGGCATGGAAGAATTGTCATTAGCCGTGCAGCAGTTACTCACTGGCACACTGACTACCTTTGATTTGACACTGCCCTATAATGCTGGGCAGTTAAAAAATGCCTTGTATGAGCTGGGTGTTATCCAAGAAGAAAGCTATGATGACAGTGGTCATGAGTGCTTAACGATTCGCTTGCCAAGCGATAGACTGAGACAGTTACTTGGTCAAGCCAACTTAGAGCCTTTAGATGTATTGCCATTAGCGCAAGCGACATTGCTGATGCCGATACTTGAAGAGTTTGAAAAACCTGATGAAGATGAAGAACAAACGATGACGGACGCTGAAGAAAAAGCGTTTGCTGAATTTGAGGCGTTAAATGCTGAAGCTGAAAGAGCAGCACAAGACTTGATAACAGAAGACATTCAAACACCTGACTCGCAAAAATAA